The Novibacillus thermophilus genome segment GTATATACGTACGGAGCTGAAAAACGCAGCGAAGCGGTCATGGTACACGATGTCCAAGTTGTGAAACTGTATCCGGACGACTTTGCTGAATTGAGAGGGGCCTCCGCCGTCTTTGTCCCTGAAGGGGGAACGTACACATTGCGGTTGCCGAATACGGTCTTTGCGTGGCCAGGACGTTCTGACGTTACGACGACCACTGCAGGCGACTGGAACGATTCGCGTGTCCACATCACACCCGAAGGCACGGATGTTACGTTTGAAAAGGTGGAGTTTTGGTCGCTGCGCAAAGCCTACGTGGAAGGGTATGTGAACGGAGGTCAGATTGCCGCAAACTTGACGATGGAAGGAGAACGGGTCGTCGGAACGGTGACGAATGAAACGAAGTGGGATTTAAGAGACGCCCACGTGTTGGCCGGCGGTCAAATGAGCGCCATTGGCGGGTTAAAAAAGGGGGAGACGAAACAGATCGATGTGAAGTTAGACCCGGTCCCAGTGCGACATCCGGGACTTTTAAGCAGGCAGTTGCTCCCGACAGCAGGGGGGAAGGCAGACGAATTCCGGCGTGAGGTAATGCTGTTGCAATATTTGGAACACGAAGGCTATCATTTACAGCCGTTCCCGTCACAAGTACAGTTAATGGGATGGACGGAACAGCCCGTTTATGAAAGTACGGTTGCGGGTAGGACTTCGGACCAGTACTCCCTTTCACTCGTCATCGCGCCGCTGGAAATACGACCGGATAAAGACGGGAAAGTGGTGTACCCCAAAGGGTCGATCATACCGGCCGTTGTCGCGACGTCCGGTGCTGTCGACATCATGCCGGAAGGGTTTAACATTCTGCAAGGAACGGGTTCTGTCACATTCCGCTTTGATTTAAATGTTGAAGAAAACGTAACGTTAGACAAGCTGAACGTCGAACTGCAAGGCGCGGTAAGTAAGGTGGAGTGGTTTAACTGGAAGGCGGGAGAATGGGAAGAGACGAATGGACATTCTGACCAATCCTTGGACGAGTATGTGTCTGGAACAGGTGAGGTGTTAGTCAAGGTCAGCCGGGATCAAGCGGGAAGCGATCAGTTTTACCCGTTCCCCGTGTTAGAGGCGGAAGGGAAGGTCGTGCGATGATTCAAACAGAAGGTTTAAGTAAGGTGTACGGCAACGTGCACGCTTTGAAAAATCTGGATCTGGAAGTTGCGAAAGGATCGGTGTTCGGGTTTATCGGGCCGAACGGCGCCGGGAAATCGACGACGATGCTCATATTGTCGACGCTGTTGGAACCGTCAGCGGGGCGTGCTTTCGTCGGCGGATACGACGTTTTGCGCCATCCGCGCAAGGTGAGGAAGTTGATCGGCTACATGCCCGACTTCTTCGGGGTGTACGACCAGTTTAAAGCCGTGGAGTACCTTGACTTTTTCGCGGCGAGTTACGGCATCTCCAAGGCGGAGCGCCATGCACTCATTCCGCAGCTTTTGGAGCTTGTGAACTTAAGTGACAAAGGGGATGCCTACGTCGATTCCCTCTCCCGGGGCATGAAACAGCGTCTCGGGTTGGCACGCTGTTTAGTTCACGATCCGGAGTTGCTCATTTTGGATGAACCGGCCTCCGGTCTCGATCCGCGGGCACGAATTGAATTTCGTGAGATTTTGAAAGAACTGCGCGACATGGGGAAGACGATCATGATCAGTTCACACATTTTGCCTGAACTGGCTGACTTGTGCGACGACATGGGTGTTATGGAAAATGGGGAGCTGGTGGCGTACGGCAACGTGAAGTCCATTGCGGCGCAACTCCAGACGGGGCGCGTCGTGGCGTTGCGCGTTAGCGAACGGCAGGAGGCGGCAGCTAACTTCCTGCGTGAGCATCCCCGCGTCACGCGGGTGGAAGAAGAAGGGGACGGTTTGATCCGCGTCGGGTTGGAAGGGGATGAACGCGAACAGGCGACGTTGTTGCGCCAGCTCGTGCAAGCAGATATTCCGGTTGCCCAGTTTCACCTTGCAGAGAAGAATCTGGAGGATGTGTTTATGGAGATTACGAAGGGAGAGTCGGACGGTAGTGTGGAACCATCCGGTGTTGAGTAAAGAGTTTCGCTTGCGGATGCGCTCCGCGCGGACGCCGTGGGTGTTGTCTCTCTACTTGCTCGTCATGGGCGGCATCGTGTTGACGTACATCTCTTTGCAAACAGCAGGCGGCGGCTACTTTAACCCTGAAGGCAGCCGGATCTTGTTTATGCTGTTGTCGGCGCTGCAACTCGTATTCATCGGGTTCGTCACGCCCGGTTTGACAGCGGGGCTCATCAGCGGTGAACGGGAACGGCAGACGTTGGCGGTGTTGTTGACGACGAATTTGTCAACTGCCTCCATTGTGATCAGTAAACTGGTGGCGGCGTTGAGTTTCATGACCTTGCTTATCGTCTCGACGATGCCGTTATACGCCATCGTCCTTCTGTTCGGCGGCGTATCCCCGTTGCAATTCGTACAGATTTTCGGCTTCTACTTCGTGGCGATGTTTTTCATCGGCAGTGTCGGGGTGCTGTACTCGGTCCTCATCCAGCGTACCGGTGTCGCCACCGTCCTCGCTTATGCGACTGTGGCGGTCATTGTCGTCGGCACATTGATTGTCGGGATGTTCGCCGCCCAGTTTTACGCACTTGACCAGACAAGTCCCCAACCACAGATGCCGTTTTGGGTGACGGTATGGTTTTTACTCAACCCGATGGTTGATTTTATGAGTATCTTTTTTGCCAATGAGTTGCCTTTTATCGATCAAACAGACGTGAATCCGTATCTGTTTTTCCTGTCCGTTTACGGTGTGTCGGGGGTGGTCCTGTTAGGGTTCTCCATATACCTGTTGCCGCCGGTACGCCGTAAACGCCGCGACCAAGGGGCTTGGTCTAAGATGGAGCGTGGTTGACATGCCGAAGACGCGCGAAGCATCCGTTGCGGACGCATTGCAGGCGCTGCGCACAAAACTGTGGCTAAAACGTGTCGTTCGCTTTGCGATCCGGGGGATGATGGTCGGCATCGGGGCGGCTCTCTTGGAGCTCGTCGCCGTACGGCAGTCCGCCATTGGGAGCGGCAGCCGGTCAGCCGCTGGTGTCTTCTTTTGGCGATGCTGCTCCTCCCTCTCGACATAGCGGCCCGGAGGTTGACAATTGCCTTGCCGTTTACGACACGCATCCGTAACCGAGTCACCAGAACGTTGCGTGTGCCGAAACGGACGGCGTATACAGTTACGCTCCCGCGATTAAACAGGCGGAAGGGGAACAGGTGGAGTAGACGGCCATTCCCGGAGAAAGGTCCATCGGCAGGAGGTCCATCGGGTGTCGCCGCTATCAGACGGGAGGGGGATACGGCGGACGAAAGGCCAATGCGTACGAGGGACGCCGCCGCTCAGCCCGGACAGACGACACCCACACCAGCAAAATCGCCGCGGCCGCCTGAGACGAAAGACGGCGGGACGGCAGAGCGGATGGAACGTCTGTTGGCGGCGAAAAACCGTCGGAAACGGTAGGAACCAAAAGCCGCTCTATAGCAATCTATTGAGACACTCTGTCATTCTATCATCTTACGACAATTGCTTGCGCTTAATCGAATCTTGGCGCAACTTCCTTAAACCTGCGCATACAATGATAGTACCCCTCAGATCCATGATTCCCCGGTTCACCTCACTATCGAGTTGATCACCCTCTGTACTATGACCCGTCATCATCACGGCCTTATGACCGGGGGACGATCCGGAAGGAGAGAGCGCAGGT includes the following:
- a CDS encoding ABC transporter permease; protein product: MWNHPVLSKEFRLRMRSARTPWVLSLYLLVMGGIVLTYISLQTAGGGYFNPEGSRILFMLLSALQLVFIGFVTPGLTAGLISGERERQTLAVLLTTNLSTASIVISKLVAALSFMTLLIVSTMPLYAIVLLFGGVSPLQFVQIFGFYFVAMFFIGSVGVLYSVLIQRTGVATVLAYATVAVIVVGTLIVGMFAAQFYALDQTSPQPQMPFWVTVWFLLNPMVDFMSIFFANELPFIDQTDVNPYLFFLSVYGVSGVVLLGFSIYLLPPVRRKRRDQGAWSKMERG
- a CDS encoding ABC transporter ATP-binding protein, with protein sequence MIQTEGLSKVYGNVHALKNLDLEVAKGSVFGFIGPNGAGKSTTMLILSTLLEPSAGRAFVGGYDVLRHPRKVRKLIGYMPDFFGVYDQFKAVEYLDFFAASYGISKAERHALIPQLLELVNLSDKGDAYVDSLSRGMKQRLGLARCLVHDPELLILDEPASGLDPRARIEFREILKELRDMGKTIMISSHILPELADLCDDMGVMENGELVAYGNVKSIAAQLQTGRVVALRVSERQEAAANFLREHPRVTRVEEEGDGLIRVGLEGDEREQATLLRQLVQADIPVAQFHLAEKNLEDVFMEITKGESDGSVEPSGVE